The following proteins come from a genomic window of Streptomyces sp. Sge12:
- a CDS encoding SLATT domain-containing protein has protein sequence MSQPEMQPEGPPRDPREEGGGPMAAGDLTGRPFPLGDWGEPAERLDELYRRVEADALRTAEWYLSDRAWKRRGARVLRAGAAVGAVTGASMPLLELTGSIPGASTYGYLALLLGAAALACDRFFGLTSGWMRDVATAQAVQRRLQTLQFDWASENVREVLGPTEGTASEAAERCLTVLRRFSEDITELVRSETADWMVEFRAGPAPLVMQSLGSSGGRADANIPPARFPLPPGTRPNMPRQRPPEQPR, from the coding sequence GTGAGCCAGCCGGAGATGCAGCCCGAGGGGCCACCCCGGGATCCCCGGGAGGAAGGCGGCGGACCGATGGCGGCGGGCGATCTGACCGGCCGGCCGTTCCCCCTCGGGGACTGGGGCGAGCCCGCCGAGCGGCTCGACGAGCTCTACCGGCGGGTCGAGGCCGACGCGCTGCGCACCGCCGAGTGGTACCTGTCCGACCGGGCCTGGAAGCGGCGCGGTGCGCGCGTGCTGCGCGCCGGGGCGGCCGTCGGCGCGGTCACGGGCGCCTCGATGCCGCTGCTGGAGCTGACCGGCTCGATCCCGGGCGCCTCCACGTACGGCTACCTCGCACTGCTGCTGGGTGCGGCCGCGCTGGCCTGCGACCGGTTCTTCGGGCTGACCTCGGGGTGGATGCGGGACGTGGCCACGGCCCAGGCGGTGCAGCGCCGGCTCCAGACCCTCCAGTTCGACTGGGCCTCGGAGAACGTGCGCGAGGTGCTCGGGCCCACCGAGGGCACGGCCAGCGAGGCCGCCGAGCGGTGCCTGACCGTGCTGCGCCGCTTCTCGGAGGACATCACGGAGCTGGTGCGCTCGGAGACGGCGGACTGGATGGTGGAGTTCCGGGCCGGGCCCGCGCCGCTGGTGATGCAGTCGCTGGGGTCCTCCGGTGGGCGCGCGGACGCGAACATCCCGCCCGCCCGCTTCCCGCTGCCGCCGGGCACCAGACCGAACATGCCCCGGCAACGGCCGCCGGAGCAGCCGCGCTGA
- a CDS encoding GntR family transcriptional regulator — protein MPGSGAVTRNTLRQQIADALRDEVLAGRLPPGTEFTVKQIAEQYEVSATPVREALVDLSAQGLLELVQHRGFRVRIFTVDDFRGMIEARSLVVDGIFRRLAERGTAPGSGELLVSVRRRGEEARRAAQSGSLEVLIGYDLRFWRELSGLVANTYISEFLHRIRVQCWVFAVPHLQREPQLRAALWDGHSELVDAVTLADADAVRGLVQGYNEHALAWAARL, from the coding sequence ATGCCAGGCAGCGGCGCTGTCACCCGCAACACACTTCGCCAGCAGATCGCGGACGCGCTGCGTGACGAAGTGCTCGCGGGACGCCTGCCTCCGGGGACCGAGTTCACCGTCAAGCAGATCGCCGAGCAGTACGAGGTCTCCGCGACCCCGGTGCGCGAGGCACTCGTGGACCTCTCCGCCCAGGGGCTGCTCGAACTGGTCCAGCACCGCGGCTTCCGGGTGCGGATCTTCACCGTCGACGACTTCCGCGGCATGATCGAGGCCCGCTCGCTGGTCGTGGACGGGATCTTCCGCCGCCTCGCCGAGCGCGGCACCGCCCCCGGCTCCGGCGAGCTGCTCGTGTCGGTGCGCCGCCGGGGCGAGGAGGCGCGACGGGCCGCGCAGAGCGGTTCGCTCGAAGTGCTGATCGGCTACGACCTGCGCTTCTGGCGGGAGCTGAGCGGGCTGGTCGCCAACACCTACATATCCGAGTTCCTGCACCGCATCCGCGTGCAGTGCTGGGTCTTCGCCGTCCCCCACCTCCAGCGCGAGCCGCAGCTTCGGGCGGCGCTGTGGGACGGCCACAGCGAGCTGGTGGACGCCGTGACGCTCGCCGACGCCGACGCGGTGCGCGGCCTCGTACAGGGCTACAACGAGCACGCGCTGGCCTGGGCCGCCCGGCTCTGA
- a CDS encoding aspartate aminotransferase family protein, whose product MTPHVTPHTLAAVKDADRKHVFHSWSAQALIDPLAVAGAEGSYFWDYEGKRFLDFSSQLVNTNIGHQHPKVVAAIQEQAARLCTLAPGFAVDVRSEAARLIAERTPGDLDKIFFTNGGAEAVENAVRMARLHTGRAKVLSTYRSYHGATAAAINLTGDPRRWPSDTAAAGVVHFWGPYLYRSAFHATTEAEECARALAHLADTIAFEGPQTIAAIILESVPGTAGIMTPPAGYLAGVRELCDRHGIVFILDEVMSGFGRTGQWFAADHWGVTPDLITFAKGVNSGYVPLGGVAISDAIAETFATRPYPGGLTYSGHPLACAAAVATINTMEEEGIVEHAAHLGENVIGPALAEIAERHPSVGEVRGLGAFWALELVRDKETREPLVPYNAAGADNAPMAEFAAACKASGLWPFVNMNRTHVVPPCNVTEAEAKEGLALLDEALTVADRHTTAG is encoded by the coding sequence ATGACCCCTCATGTCACCCCGCACACCCTTGCCGCCGTGAAGGACGCAGATCGGAAGCACGTCTTCCACTCCTGGTCCGCCCAGGCCCTGATCGACCCCCTCGCCGTCGCCGGGGCCGAGGGGTCGTACTTCTGGGACTACGAGGGCAAGCGCTTCCTCGACTTCTCCTCCCAGTTGGTCAACACCAACATCGGCCACCAGCACCCCAAGGTCGTCGCCGCGATCCAGGAGCAGGCCGCCCGGCTCTGCACGCTGGCGCCCGGATTCGCCGTCGACGTCCGCTCCGAGGCCGCACGCCTCATCGCCGAGCGGACCCCGGGCGACCTCGACAAGATCTTCTTCACCAACGGCGGCGCCGAGGCCGTCGAGAACGCCGTCCGCATGGCCCGTCTGCACACGGGCCGCGCCAAGGTGCTCTCCACCTACCGCTCGTACCACGGGGCCACCGCCGCCGCGATCAACCTCACCGGCGACCCGCGCCGCTGGCCCTCCGACACGGCCGCCGCCGGCGTCGTGCACTTCTGGGGCCCCTACCTCTACCGCTCCGCCTTCCACGCCACCACCGAGGCCGAGGAGTGCGCCCGCGCCCTCGCCCACCTCGCCGACACCATCGCCTTCGAGGGGCCGCAGACCATCGCGGCGATCATCCTGGAGAGCGTGCCGGGCACCGCCGGCATCATGACCCCGCCGGCCGGCTACCTCGCGGGCGTCCGCGAGCTCTGCGACCGCCACGGCATCGTCTTCATCCTGGACGAGGTCATGTCGGGCTTCGGCCGCACCGGCCAGTGGTTCGCCGCGGACCACTGGGGTGTCACCCCCGACCTGATCACCTTCGCCAAGGGCGTGAACAGCGGCTACGTGCCGCTCGGCGGCGTGGCCATCTCGGACGCCATCGCCGAGACCTTCGCCACGCGCCCCTACCCGGGCGGACTGACCTACTCCGGCCACCCCCTGGCCTGCGCCGCCGCCGTCGCGACGATCAACACGATGGAGGAGGAGGGCATCGTCGAGCACGCCGCCCACCTCGGCGAGAACGTGATCGGCCCGGCGCTCGCCGAGATCGCCGAGCGCCACCCGTCGGTCGGGGAGGTCCGCGGGCTCGGCGCCTTCTGGGCCCTGGAACTCGTACGGGACAAGGAGACGCGCGAGCCGCTGGTCCCGTACAACGCGGCGGGCGCGGACAACGCCCCGATGGCCGAGTTCGCGGCGGCCTGCAAGGCGTCGGGCCTGTGGCCGTTCGTGAACATGAACCGGACGCACGTCGTCCCCCCGTGCAACGTCACGGAGGCCGAGGCGAAGGAGGGCCTGGCCCTGCTGGACGAGGCGCTGACGGTCGCGGACCGCCACACCACGGCCGGCTAG
- a CDS encoding DJ-1/PfpI family protein, with the protein MSETPRKPVHLAVYDTYADWETGHTTAHLTQRGHLVRTVGIDAAQPVTTMGGLRIQPDLALADLRPEDSSLLILTGASLWDTSEDLAPFAAKAREFLAAGVPVAAICGATAGLAREGLLDGRTHTSGASFYLAEQPGYGGADGYVEADAVTDGDLITAGPTEPVAFAREVFARLDVYKPDVLDAWYGLFHDSDPDAYPVLMAASAAGDA; encoded by the coding sequence ATGAGCGAGACCCCGCGCAAGCCCGTCCACCTCGCGGTCTACGACACGTACGCGGACTGGGAGACGGGCCACACCACGGCGCACCTCACCCAGCGCGGCCACCTCGTGCGCACCGTCGGCATCGACGCGGCGCAGCCGGTGACCACCATGGGCGGTCTGCGCATCCAGCCCGACCTGGCCCTGGCCGACCTGCGGCCCGAGGACTCCTCGCTGCTGATCCTCACCGGCGCGTCCCTGTGGGACACGAGCGAGGATCTGGCGCCCTTCGCGGCGAAGGCGAGGGAGTTCCTGGCGGCCGGTGTGCCGGTCGCGGCGATCTGCGGAGCCACCGCCGGCCTCGCGCGCGAAGGCCTGCTGGACGGCCGGACCCACACCAGCGGCGCCTCCTTCTACCTGGCCGAGCAGCCGGGCTACGGCGGCGCCGACGGGTACGTCGAGGCCGACGCGGTGACCGACGGCGACCTGATCACGGCCGGGCCGACGGAGCCGGTGGCCTTCGCCCGCGAGGTCTTCGCCCGCCTGGACGTCTACAAGCCGGACGTCCTGGACGCCTGGTACGGGCTCTTCCACGACTCGGACCCGGATGCGTACCCGGTCCTGATGGCCGCATCGGCGGCGGGCGATGCGTGA
- a CDS encoding MarR family winged helix-turn-helix transcriptional regulator encodes MREAMDSRTRQDLLSSTALGVFRLNGQFLAISEELARPAGLTAAWWQVLGAVLREPLPVAGIARSMGITRQSVQRIADLLVDKGLAEYAPNPAHRRAKLLRPTQEGRDAVDRIGPGHAALAARLAAELGDAAFAETVHALERLATALDTLEAAAAIPGPAASDGP; translated from the coding sequence ATGCGTGAGGCGATGGACTCGCGGACCCGGCAGGACCTGCTGAGCAGCACCGCGCTCGGGGTGTTCCGGCTGAACGGCCAGTTCCTCGCCATCTCGGAGGAACTGGCCAGGCCGGCCGGCCTGACGGCCGCCTGGTGGCAGGTACTGGGCGCGGTACTGCGGGAGCCGCTGCCCGTCGCCGGCATCGCCCGGAGCATGGGCATCACCCGCCAGAGCGTCCAGCGGATCGCCGACCTGCTCGTGGACAAGGGCCTGGCCGAATACGCCCCGAACCCGGCCCACCGCCGGGCGAAACTGCTGCGGCCCACGCAGGAGGGGCGGGACGCGGTGGACCGGATCGGCCCGGGGCACGCGGCACTGGCCGCCCGCCTGGCGGCGGAACTGGGTGACGCGGCGTTCGCGGAGACCGTGCACGCCCTGGAACGCCTGGCCACGGCGCTGGACACGCTGGAGGCCGCGGCCGCGATCCCGGGTCCGGCGGCGTCCGACGGTCCCTGA
- a CDS encoding serine/threonine-protein kinase — protein MEQLHPYDPHQIGPYRLLSRLGAGGMGQVYLARSDRGRTVAVKLVHHDLAAREEFRIRFRQEVDAARRVGGEWTAPVLDADTEAATPWFATGYVAGPSLRQVVAHEFGPLPGRSVRILAAGLAYALQDIHRAGIVHRDLKPSNVLITLDGPRVIDFGIARAPAGSAAGPDRPDPGLTRVGEVIGSPGFMAPEQIRGEPVTAACDIFCLGAVLVYAATGRLPFGDAEQPGGLAGLLLRSTGAEPDLTGVPAELHDLVRDCLRADPAARPGPAEVLARVGAGDTVADGRALEPWLPAPLVAGLGRHAVRLLDREDAGPDRAAAPPPPAPAPAVPAYSAAVPAPSYPAYPGYPGYPAHPGCPPGVSQPQPQPLPPRPRTASTALLLVVATLVAVLSAGTVYAVMSGAEDPRPPVGTGRTPSASASSAASASASASASPSASASAAPYGALPEAYLGTWEAVQDGRTWTLTLSRGAVGDPVMSLAVEGSGFACAWSAPLRSASEPVELDASTVTSGAPPTCTPGAWSRLRLLPDGTLSRELAGSDNPPLTYRRQ, from the coding sequence ATGGAGCAACTGCATCCGTACGACCCGCACCAGATAGGCCCGTACCGTCTGCTGTCCCGCCTGGGCGCCGGCGGCATGGGCCAGGTCTACCTCGCCCGCTCGGACCGCGGCCGGACCGTGGCCGTGAAGCTGGTCCACCACGACCTCGCCGCCCGCGAGGAGTTCCGGATCCGCTTCCGCCAGGAGGTCGACGCGGCCCGTCGCGTCGGCGGCGAGTGGACCGCCCCGGTCCTCGACGCCGACACCGAGGCCGCGACCCCCTGGTTCGCCACGGGCTACGTCGCCGGGCCGAGCCTGCGCCAGGTCGTCGCGCACGAGTTCGGCCCGCTGCCGGGCCGTTCCGTACGGATCCTGGCCGCGGGCCTCGCGTACGCCCTCCAGGACATCCACCGGGCCGGCATCGTGCACCGCGATCTGAAGCCCTCGAACGTCCTGATCACCCTCGACGGCCCCCGCGTCATCGACTTCGGCATCGCCCGCGCCCCGGCCGGCTCCGCGGCGGGACCCGACCGGCCGGACCCCGGGCTGACGCGGGTGGGCGAGGTCATCGGCTCCCCCGGTTTCATGGCCCCGGAACAGATCCGCGGCGAACCCGTCACCGCCGCCTGCGACATCTTCTGCCTCGGCGCAGTCCTGGTCTACGCGGCCACCGGCCGGCTGCCCTTCGGCGACGCGGAACAGCCCGGCGGCCTCGCGGGGCTCCTGCTGCGCAGCACCGGGGCGGAGCCGGACCTGACCGGCGTACCGGCCGAGCTGCACGACCTCGTACGGGACTGCCTGCGCGCGGATCCCGCCGCTCGGCCGGGGCCCGCCGAGGTGCTGGCCCGGGTCGGCGCGGGCGACACCGTGGCCGACGGGCGGGCCCTGGAGCCCTGGCTTCCGGCGCCGCTGGTGGCGGGGCTCGGGCGGCACGCCGTACGGCTGCTGGACCGGGAGGACGCCGGTCCGGACCGGGCCGCGGCCCCGCCGCCGCCTGCGCCTGCGCCTGCCGTTCCGGCGTACTCCGCCGCCGTTCCCGCGCCCTCGTACCCGGCGTACCCGGGCTATCCGGGCTATCCGGCTCATCCGGGCTGTCCGCCGGGGGTGTCGCAGCCCCAGCCGCAGCCACTGCCGCCGCGGCCGCGGACCGCGTCCACGGCCCTGCTGCTCGTGGTGGCCACGCTCGTCGCCGTCCTGTCCGCCGGCACCGTGTACGCGGTGATGAGCGGGGCCGAGGATCCCAGGCCGCCCGTGGGCACCGGCCGTACGCCGAGCGCGTCCGCTTCCTCGGCGGCCTCGGCCTCGGCGTCGGCTTCCGCTTCCCCGTCCGCTTCCGCGTCCGCAGCCCCGTACGGCGCTCTGCCCGAGGCCTACCTCGGCACCTGGGAGGCCGTCCAGGACGGCCGGACGTGGACACTCACGCTCTCCCGCGGGGCGGTCGGCGACCCGGTGATGTCCCTGGCCGTCGAGGGCAGCGGCTTCGCCTGCGCCTGGTCGGCGCCCCTGCGCAGCGCGTCCGAACCCGTCGAGCTCGATGCCTCCACCGTCACCTCCGGCGCCCCGCCGACCTGTACGCCGGGGGCCTGGAGCCGGCTGCGGCTGCTGCCCGACGGCACCCTTTCCCGCGAGCTGGCGGGCAGCGACAATCCGCCCCTGACCTACCGCAGACAGTGA
- a CDS encoding nuclear transport factor 2 family protein, producing the protein MEPLKVVARLWERIEARDWDGVAALIAEDAVIEWPVSGERIVGRANFIAVISDDGCTDERSVELLRILADGNLVVTEVEMPQEHVVYRAVSLWTVRDGEVVGAREYWTSPGQDPAPRWRAGYVEPLAAD; encoded by the coding sequence ATGGAGCCGTTGAAGGTAGTGGCACGTCTGTGGGAGCGGATCGAGGCACGCGACTGGGACGGCGTGGCCGCACTCATCGCCGAGGACGCGGTCATCGAATGGCCCGTGAGCGGTGAGCGCATCGTGGGGCGCGCCAACTTCATAGCCGTGATCAGCGACGACGGCTGTACGGACGAGAGATCCGTGGAACTGCTGCGGATCCTGGCCGACGGGAACCTCGTCGTCACCGAGGTGGAGATGCCTCAGGAGCACGTCGTCTACCGGGCCGTATCCCTGTGGACCGTACGGGACGGGGAGGTCGTGGGGGCTCGGGAGTACTGGACCAGCCCCGGCCAGGACCCTGCGCCCCGATGGCGGGCCGGGTACGTCGAGCCCCTGGCGGCCGACTGA
- a CDS encoding alpha/beta hydrolase → MRASRRAGAGRGRLRRTLLGALVAAAVAVPISAAASPHVPAPAPAVFAEDAAPQSRYAANRANIAEAVRRAEDADRPGRAARLRTMEASGAAQFLVFDGRGRGRAVEVFGELESADRVAVLVPGSDTTLDTYERFRAGALSLQQRLQREHPRSAVVAWLGYDTPGTVSTTVVTAGRADEAAAELGPFLDRLRGLAGPGARLSLLCHSYGSVVCARTATGPAVGDMALFGSPGTGAGSVRELPTGARVWAGRGDGDWIGNVPHVRLGGIGFGTDPVDPAFGARAFRAGAVGHSDYLKPGTASLDSLAAIVLGTTAPDPEADHG, encoded by the coding sequence GTGCGCGCCTCCCGGCGGGCGGGGGCCGGGAGGGGCCGGCTGCGCCGGACCCTGCTGGGCGCTTTGGTCGCGGCGGCTGTCGCCGTCCCGATATCCGCCGCCGCCTCCCCGCATGTCCCCGCCCCCGCTCCCGCCGTGTTCGCCGAGGACGCCGCGCCGCAGAGCCGGTATGCCGCGAACCGCGCCAACATCGCCGAGGCGGTCCGGCGCGCCGAGGACGCCGACCGTCCCGGCCGGGCGGCCAGGCTGCGCACCATGGAGGCGTCCGGAGCGGCGCAGTTCCTCGTCTTCGACGGTCGCGGCAGGGGCCGGGCCGTCGAGGTCTTCGGCGAGCTGGAGAGCGCCGACCGGGTCGCCGTCCTGGTGCCCGGCTCCGACACCACGCTCGACACCTACGAGAGGTTCCGCGCCGGGGCGCTCTCCCTCCAGCAGCGCCTGCAGAGGGAGCATCCGCGCTCCGCCGTCGTCGCCTGGCTCGGGTACGACACCCCGGGGACGGTGAGCACCACCGTCGTGACCGCCGGCCGGGCCGATGAGGCCGCCGCCGAACTGGGGCCCTTCCTGGACCGGTTGCGGGGCCTGGCCGGACCGGGCGCCCGGCTCTCGCTCCTGTGCCACTCCTACGGTTCGGTGGTCTGCGCCCGGACGGCCACCGGCCCCGCGGTCGGCGACATGGCACTGTTCGGCAGCCCCGGTACGGGGGCCGGATCCGTCCGGGAGCTGCCGACCGGCGCCCGGGTCTGGGCCGGCCGCGGTGACGGCGACTGGATCGGGAATGTGCCGCACGTCCGGCTCGGTGGCATCGGTTTCGGCACCGACCCCGTCGACCCCGCCTTCGGGGCCCGGGCCTTCCGCGCCGGCGCCGTCGGGCACAGCGACTACCTCAAGCCGGGCACCGCGTCCCTCGACAGCCTGGCCGCCATCGTCCTCGGCACCACCGCTCCCGACCCGGAGGCCGACCATGGTTGA
- a CDS encoding acyltransferase family protein — translation MVEVRARWSALAAGIEAATPAERDRTVDALRALAILGVVLGHWLVTALTARDGGLSTTSPLEHMPWLAPVSWLFQTLSVFFLVGGHVAARGYASARERGISYGAWVGQRLGRLFRPVVAVLALWGVVAAAMLIGGAEFDTVRSLVRLVLSPLWFLLVFAALTAATPLVARIGPLWPLAVVAAVDLWRFGLEGPEWIGWVNVAAGWLVPFTLGAAWSRGALARRALALLLLGGGVAATAALVLWGGYPASMVGVPGASISNLNPPTLAAATFGLAQCGLALLVREPLARAVRRPTAWAGVALVNLSAMTVFLWHQTAMMAVTALGLLVSTDLPGLHTVPDSVGWTAARLLWLPVFAAALMVCWAAFRTHEQAGRRPKASRAARSAAVAPTAAAARTAAAARTAGAPRTAVPRPGTGPAKEITHV, via the coding sequence ATGGTTGAAGTCCGCGCCCGCTGGTCCGCCCTGGCGGCGGGCATCGAAGCGGCCACCCCCGCCGAGCGCGACCGGACCGTGGACGCGCTACGGGCCCTCGCGATCCTCGGCGTGGTCCTCGGCCACTGGCTGGTCACCGCACTGACCGCCCGCGACGGCGGCCTGAGCACCACCAGCCCGCTCGAGCACATGCCGTGGCTGGCACCGGTGTCGTGGCTGTTCCAGACCCTGTCCGTCTTCTTCCTCGTGGGCGGTCATGTCGCCGCCCGCGGGTACGCATCGGCGCGCGAGCGCGGGATCTCGTACGGCGCCTGGGTCGGGCAGCGGCTGGGTCGGCTGTTCCGTCCGGTCGTGGCGGTGCTCGCCCTCTGGGGGGTGGTCGCGGCCGCCATGCTGATCGGCGGGGCGGAGTTCGACACCGTCCGGTCGCTGGTCAGGCTGGTGCTGTCGCCGCTCTGGTTCCTGCTGGTGTTCGCCGCGCTCACGGCGGCGACCCCGCTCGTGGCCCGGATCGGCCCGCTGTGGCCGCTCGCCGTGGTGGCGGCCGTGGACCTCTGGCGCTTCGGGCTGGAGGGGCCCGAGTGGATCGGCTGGGTCAATGTGGCCGCCGGCTGGCTCGTCCCCTTCACCCTGGGCGCCGCCTGGTCCCGCGGGGCCCTCGCCCGGCGGGCACTGGCGCTGCTCCTGCTCGGCGGGGGCGTCGCGGCCACGGCCGCGCTGGTCCTCTGGGGCGGCTACCCCGCCTCCATGGTGGGTGTTCCGGGGGCCTCGATCTCGAACCTGAACCCGCCGACGCTGGCCGCGGCCACCTTCGGACTGGCCCAGTGCGGGCTGGCGTTGCTGGTGCGCGAGCCGCTGGCCCGGGCCGTGCGACGGCCGACGGCCTGGGCGGGGGTGGCCCTGGTGAACCTGTCCGCCATGACCGTCTTCCTGTGGCACCAGACCGCCATGATGGCCGTCACCGCCCTCGGGCTGCTGGTCTCGACCGACCTGCCCGGACTGCACACCGTGCCCGACTCGGTGGGCTGGACGGCGGCCCGGCTGCTGTGGCTGCCGGTGTTCGCCGCCGCGCTGATGGTCTGCTGGGCCGCATTCCGTACGCACGAGCAGGCCGGACGCCGCCCGAAGGCGTCCCGCGCCGCCCGCAGCGCCGCTGTTGCGCCCACCGCCGCCGCTGCGCGAACGGCCGCGGCTGCGCGAACGGCCGGTGCTCCCCGTACCGCCGTCCCCCGCCCCGGGACGGGCCCCGCCAAGGAGATCACCCATGTCTAG
- a CDS encoding sensor histidine kinase, giving the protein MNQQSAPPADDRTRLPRGLARELFTLKRDPLPKMSRPRWLAWLPHVVLCYVAIPCGVLTGMQLNDHYKVYGSAVLGLSLLTSASVVLSMFRPIAAWWLALVTAASTAWVIHDHVGQGQSWPWTPAGPLTLAPVLLMVALRVPPRVTVSVIGITLTLNGLADIVLRPPQSQTIIGGVALLFAFVGILGYALRATRLARTKLVEQETLTEEERARRTLLEERSRIARELHDVVAHHMSVISIQAQVAPHLVENPSEELKENLAGIRENALKALTELRRVLGVLRSEQPDDPATRQHPQPTLAELDGLVDNVRGAGLDVTTEIAGIRRPLTPGVELTAYRIVQEALSNALRHAPGSRVEVGIAYGPRDLHLCVANSAPTRSAPPSPGAGHGLLGMRERAGMLGGELAAGPRPDGGYEVSAVLPMDPQDLPAVLAPETKKAS; this is encoded by the coding sequence GTGAACCAGCAGAGCGCGCCACCCGCCGACGACCGCACCCGCCTGCCGCGCGGCCTGGCCCGGGAGCTGTTCACCCTGAAACGGGACCCGCTGCCGAAGATGTCGCGGCCGCGCTGGCTGGCCTGGCTCCCGCATGTGGTCCTCTGCTACGTGGCCATCCCCTGCGGTGTCCTCACGGGGATGCAGCTCAACGACCATTACAAGGTCTACGGTTCGGCCGTGCTGGGGTTGTCGCTGCTGACCTCCGCGTCCGTCGTGCTCAGCATGTTCCGGCCGATCGCCGCCTGGTGGCTCGCCCTCGTCACCGCGGCCTCCACCGCCTGGGTCATCCACGACCACGTCGGCCAGGGGCAGTCCTGGCCGTGGACACCCGCCGGGCCGTTGACACTGGCGCCCGTGCTCCTGATGGTCGCCCTGCGGGTGCCGCCCCGGGTGACCGTCTCGGTCATCGGCATCACCCTCACCCTCAACGGGCTGGCCGACATCGTCCTCAGGCCGCCGCAGAGCCAGACAATCATCGGCGGGGTGGCCCTGCTCTTCGCGTTCGTGGGGATCCTCGGCTATGCGCTGCGGGCCACCCGCCTCGCCCGGACCAAGCTCGTCGAGCAGGAGACCCTCACCGAGGAGGAGCGGGCCCGGCGCACCCTGCTGGAGGAGCGCAGCCGCATCGCCCGCGAACTGCACGACGTCGTCGCCCACCACATGTCGGTGATCTCCATCCAGGCGCAGGTCGCCCCGCACCTCGTGGAGAACCCGTCCGAGGAGCTCAAGGAGAATCTGGCCGGCATCCGGGAGAACGCGCTGAAGGCGCTGACGGAGCTGCGGCGGGTGCTGGGCGTGCTGCGGTCCGAGCAGCCCGACGATCCCGCGACCCGTCAGCATCCGCAGCCGACCCTCGCCGAGCTGGACGGTCTCGTGGACAACGTGCGGGGCGCCGGGCTGGACGTCACGACCGAGATCGCGGGGATACGGCGTCCGCTGACCCCGGGCGTGGAGCTCACCGCGTACCGGATCGTGCAGGAGGCGCTGAGCAACGCGCTGCGCCACGCGCCCGGTTCGCGGGTGGAGGTGGGCATCGCGTACGGGCCGCGGGATCTGCACCTGTGCGTCGCGAACAGCGCGCCGACCCGGTCGGCACCGCCCTCGCCCGGTGCGGGGCACGGGCTGCTGGGGATGCGGGAGCGGGCAGGCATGCTGGGGGGTGAGCTGGCCGCCGGCCCACGACCCGACGGGGGGTACGAGGTGAGCGCCGTACTCCCGATGGATCCGCAGGACCTGCCCGCGGTTCTCGCACCCGAGACGAAGAAGGCCTCATGA
- a CDS encoding response regulator has translation MSTPIKVMIADDQMMVRQGFTVLLNAQPDIEVVGQAVDGADAVAKVAELAPDVVLMDIRMPGMGGIEATSVITAVPDAAVKVLVLTTFDLDEYVYEALRAGASGFLLKDASADQLAEAVRVVAAGEALLSPNITKRLITEFSRLGAPRAPSRARIEALTERETEVLSLIAQGLSNAEISEHLVLAEQTVKTHVSRILVKLGLRDRTQAAVFAYETGLIRPTGY, from the coding sequence ATGAGCACCCCGATCAAGGTGATGATCGCCGACGACCAGATGATGGTCCGGCAGGGCTTCACCGTGCTTCTCAACGCGCAGCCAGACATAGAGGTCGTGGGGCAGGCGGTGGACGGGGCGGACGCGGTGGCGAAGGTCGCCGAGCTGGCCCCGGACGTGGTGCTGATGGACATCCGTATGCCGGGGATGGGCGGGATCGAGGCCACGTCCGTCATCACCGCGGTGCCGGACGCCGCCGTGAAGGTGCTGGTGCTGACGACCTTCGATCTCGACGAGTACGTGTACGAGGCGCTGCGCGCCGGGGCCTCCGGGTTCCTGCTCAAGGACGCGTCGGCCGACCAGCTCGCCGAGGCGGTGCGGGTGGTGGCGGCCGGCGAGGCTCTGCTGTCGCCGAACATCACGAAGCGGCTGATCACGGAGTTCTCCCGGCTGGGGGCGCCGCGCGCGCCGTCGCGGGCCCGGATCGAGGCGCTGACCGAGCGGGAGACCGAGGTGCTGTCGCTGATCGCCCAGGGCCTGTCGAATGCCGAGATCTCGGAGCACCTGGTGCTGGCCGAGCAGACGGTGAAGACGCATGTGAGCCGGATCCTGGTGAAGCTCGGCCTGCGGGACCGCACGCAGGCGGCCGTGTTCGCGTACGAGACCGGTCTGATCCGCCCGACGGGCTACTGA